A genomic region of Pseudomonas migulae contains the following coding sequences:
- the hflK gene encoding protease modulator HflK has protein sequence MQVDLEVEGAAVAGLPRFQQAIFQGRRLRQLAIGLGALASTGLLLAFFVGLFAPQSLWPALLVNQSAALLVLVAGLQSAWWVTQWRARAMNPVALPVEIEVAEAPVGWYEQLLERISQRWTRTLVQIGAPTLWLGGWALLVLVSINQVWNLALPSAAPDFSANVGAALSLLLAFGLLVLERQLAQENAAQWPEAGQLAQLARVAIISLVLGALCLLFGSEVSVWPVRLAVLIGLLPGLVAVELLLRAVLSLFSPRREQLEPALLARSFVADMLRWPPQPLLALQHELHNRFGIDLRQIWAFTYMRRALVPVLAVVAIVGWSLTGIHEIPLQGRGIYERFGKPVEVFGPGLHAGLPWPLGRVLSVENGVVHELATSVGEAAAPIAAAPAEGPAPTVANRLWDASHVNDKSQVIASSRADKQSFQIVNMDVRFVYRIGLTDQAALAATYNNADVPALIRSTASRILVHDFASRTLDGLLGEDRVGLAEEIGRAVQTDLQTLGSGVEILATVVEAIHPPAGAANAYHGVQAAQIGAQALISRERGAAAEATNQAQLQASIARDQATANAREINAAAQAADLKFSAEQKAYASAGQAFVLEQYFSQLSQGLANTRLLVLDHRLGGSNNAPTIDLRTFTLPADPAPARQTAQPGAAK, from the coding sequence ATGCAAGTCGATCTCGAAGTTGAGGGAGCAGCGGTAGCCGGGCTGCCGCGTTTTCAACAGGCAATCTTTCAAGGGCGACGCTTGCGGCAGTTGGCAATCGGCCTCGGCGCGCTCGCGTCGACTGGGCTGTTGCTGGCGTTTTTTGTCGGGCTGTTTGCGCCGCAATCGCTTTGGCCGGCGTTGCTGGTCAATCAGAGCGCCGCTCTGCTGGTGCTGGTCGCCGGGCTGCAATCAGCGTGGTGGGTGACGCAATGGCGCGCACGGGCGATGAATCCTGTAGCGCTGCCGGTGGAGATCGAAGTCGCTGAAGCTCCGGTGGGCTGGTATGAACAGTTGCTGGAGCGGATCAGCCAACGATGGACACGGACGTTGGTGCAGATCGGTGCGCCGACCCTGTGGCTCGGTGGCTGGGCGCTGTTGGTGCTGGTCAGCATCAATCAGGTCTGGAACCTGGCGCTACCCTCTGCCGCCCCGGATTTTTCGGCTAATGTCGGCGCTGCATTGTCGTTGCTGCTGGCGTTCGGTTTGCTGGTGCTGGAGCGGCAGCTTGCCCAGGAAAACGCGGCCCAGTGGCCTGAAGCAGGGCAGTTGGCCCAGCTGGCTCGCGTGGCAATCATCAGTCTTGTGTTGGGCGCGTTGTGTCTGTTGTTCGGCAGCGAGGTGTCAGTCTGGCCGGTGAGGCTGGCTGTGCTGATCGGGTTGCTGCCGGGGCTTGTCGCGGTGGAACTGCTGCTGCGCGCAGTGCTGTCACTGTTCAGTCCCCGGCGCGAACAACTGGAACCCGCATTGCTCGCGCGAAGCTTCGTCGCCGACATGCTGCGCTGGCCGCCACAGCCCCTGTTGGCGTTGCAGCATGAACTGCATAACCGCTTCGGCATCGATCTGCGGCAAATCTGGGCGTTCACCTACATGCGTCGCGCGCTTGTGCCGGTGCTGGCGGTGGTCGCCATCGTCGGTTGGTCGCTGACCGGCATTCACGAAATTCCCCTGCAAGGGCGGGGCATCTATGAGCGCTTCGGCAAACCGGTGGAGGTATTCGGTCCCGGTTTGCACGCGGGTTTGCCGTGGCCGCTGGGCCGGGTGTTGAGTGTCGAAAACGGCGTGGTCCATGAGTTGGCCACGAGCGTCGGTGAAGCGGCGGCGCCCATTGCGGCAGCGCCCGCTGAAGGTCCGGCGCCGACAGTTGCCAATCGCTTGTGGGATGCCAGCCATGTGAATGACAAATCCCAGGTCATCGCCAGCAGTCGTGCCGACAAGCAGAGCTTCCAGATCGTCAACATGGACGTGCGGTTCGTTTACCGCATCGGCCTGACAGATCAAGCGGCGCTCGCCGCGACCTACAACAATGCCGATGTACCGGCGCTGATCCGCAGCACCGCCAGCCGGATTCTGGTTCACGATTTCGCCTCACGAACCCTCGACGGTTTGCTCGGCGAAGACAGGGTAGGGCTCGCCGAAGAAATTGGCCGCGCGGTGCAGACGGACCTGCAAACACTCGGCAGCGGCGTTGAAATTCTCGCGACCGTGGTCGAGGCCATTCATCCACCGGCCGGCGCGGCCAACGCTTATCACGGCGTACAAGCGGCACAGATTGGTGCGCAGGCGCTGATCTCACGCGAGCGTGGCGCGGCAGCAGAGGCAACCAATCAGGCGCAATTGCAGGCCAGCATCGCTCGCGACCAGGCGACGGCCAACGCGCGTGAAATCAACGCGGCTGCGCAAGCAGCGGATCTGAAATTCAGCGCCGAGCAAAAAGCCTATGCCAGCGCCGGTCAGGCGTTCGTGCTGGAGCAGTATTTCAGCCAGCTTTCCCAGGGACTGGCCAACACCCGTTTGCTGGTGCTCGATCACCGCTTGGGCGGCAGCAACAACGCGCCGACCATCGACCTCCGTACGTTCACGCTGCCGGCTGATCCCGCGCCGGCGCGTCAAACCGCTCAGCCAGGAGCTGCCAAATGA
- the lpdA gene encoding dihydrolipoyl dehydrogenase, with product MSSYDVVILGGGPGGYNAAIRAGQLGLKAACVEGRATLGGTCLNVGCMPSKALLHASELYDAAMGAEFANLGIEVKPTLNLAQMMKQKDESVAGLTKGIEFLFRKNKVDWIKGWGHIDGPGKVTVTDSQGGKTELSAKDIIIATGSEPTPLPGVEIDNQRILDSTGALSLSEVPKHLVVIGAGVIGLELGSVWRRLGAQVTVVEFLDRICPGVDAEAGKTLQRSLSKQGISFKLSSKVTSATTSANGVQLSVEPAAGGTAELLEADYVLVAIGRRPYTQGLGLENVGLNTDKRGMLANKGHRTEAAGVWVIGDVTSGPMLAHKAEDEAMACVEQIVGKAGEVNYDLIPNVIYTRPELASVGKTEEQLKAEGRAYKVGKFPFTANSRAKINHETEGFAKVLADERTDEILGVHLVGPSVSEMIGEYCVAMEFSASAEDIALTCHPHPTRSEALRQAAMNVEGMATQM from the coding sequence ATGAGCAGCTATGACGTCGTGATTCTGGGCGGAGGCCCCGGTGGTTACAACGCAGCAATCCGCGCCGGCCAGTTGGGCCTGAAAGCCGCTTGCGTCGAAGGCCGCGCCACCCTCGGCGGCACCTGCCTGAACGTCGGTTGCATGCCGTCCAAGGCGCTGCTGCATGCGTCCGAACTGTACGACGCCGCCATGGGCGCGGAATTCGCCAACCTGGGAATCGAGGTCAAACCCACGCTCAACCTTGCGCAAATGATGAAGCAGAAGGATGAAAGCGTGGCCGGGCTGACCAAGGGCATCGAGTTTTTGTTTCGCAAAAACAAGGTCGACTGGATCAAGGGTTGGGGGCACATCGACGGCCCGGGCAAAGTCACGGTAACGGATAGCCAGGGTGGCAAAACCGAGTTGAGCGCCAAGGACATCATCATTGCCACCGGCTCCGAACCCACTCCCCTGCCTGGCGTAGAGATCGACAACCAACGCATTCTCGATTCCACCGGTGCACTTTCTTTATCCGAAGTGCCCAAGCATCTGGTGGTCATTGGCGCCGGGGTCATCGGCCTGGAATTGGGTTCGGTGTGGCGACGTCTGGGTGCACAGGTGACCGTCGTCGAATTTCTCGACCGGATCTGCCCCGGCGTGGACGCTGAGGCGGGCAAAACCCTTCAACGTTCGTTGAGTAAACAAGGCATCAGCTTCAAGTTGAGTTCGAAAGTCACCAGCGCCACGACCTCCGCCAATGGCGTGCAACTCAGCGTTGAACCCGCGGCGGGGGGCACTGCCGAGCTGCTGGAAGCCGATTACGTGCTGGTGGCCATCGGGCGCCGGCCTTACACCCAGGGTTTGGGCCTGGAGAACGTCGGCCTTAACACGGATAAACGCGGCATGCTTGCCAACAAGGGCCATCGCACTGAAGCGGCCGGCGTCTGGGTCATTGGTGATGTCACGTCCGGGCCGATGCTCGCGCACAAGGCGGAAGATGAAGCCATGGCCTGCGTCGAGCAGATCGTCGGCAAGGCCGGCGAGGTCAATTACGACCTGATTCCCAACGTCATCTACACCCGCCCGGAGCTGGCCAGCGTCGGCAAGACCGAAGAGCAACTCAAGGCTGAAGGCCGCGCGTACAAGGTCGGCAAATTCCCGTTCACCGCCAACAGCCGGGCGAAGATCAACCACGAGACCGAAGGATTCGCCAAAGTGCTGGCCGATGAGCGCACCGACGAAATCCTCGGTGTGCACCTGGTGGGTCCGAGTGTCAGCGAAATGATTGGCGAATACTGCGTGGCCATGGAGTTCAGCGCCTCCGCGGAAGACATCGCGCTGACTTGTCATCCCCATCCGACCCGCTCCGAGGCGTTGCGCCAGGCGGCGATGAATGTGGAGGGGATGGCGACGCAGATGTAG
- a CDS encoding Lrp/AsnC family transcriptional regulator, translated as MKLDAYDRKILAALQRDGRLSNVQLADEIGLSASPCLRRVRMLEEAGVIRGYQANLDRDEVGLGLTVFVGVKVERHNDEQAEAFRLAVTALPEVISAFLVSGESDFLLQVVVPDLRAYDRFLTGSLLKLPGVSDIRSNFAIHTVKTPGALPLEHLPL; from the coding sequence ATGAAACTCGACGCTTATGATCGAAAGATTCTCGCGGCCCTGCAGCGGGATGGTCGGTTGAGCAACGTGCAATTGGCTGATGAGATCGGTCTGTCCGCGTCGCCGTGCCTGCGCCGGGTACGAATGCTTGAAGAAGCGGGGGTGATTCGCGGCTATCAGGCCAATCTGGATCGCGATGAAGTCGGGCTTGGGCTGACGGTGTTTGTCGGGGTCAAGGTTGAGCGTCACAACGATGAGCAGGCCGAGGCTTTTCGTCTAGCCGTGACGGCGTTGCCCGAGGTGATTTCGGCGTTTCTGGTGTCAGGGGAATCGGATTTTTTGCTGCAAGTGGTGGTGCCGGATTTGCGTGCTTATGACCGCTTTCTTACCGGGAGTTTGCTGAAGTTGCCGGGCGTGAGTGACATCCGCAGCAACTTTGCTATTCACACGGTGAAAACGCCGGGGGCGTTGCCTTTAGAGCATTTGCCGCTTTAG
- a CDS encoding LysE family translocator — protein sequence MAGLWLFFMALAVVYLLPGPDMILLLQTGARQGKGAALATAVGLGIARGCHVLLAALGLAALFKAAPWTFDVVRLAGAAYLLWIGIQCLRTTMLPNLNGADAACGKPRWREAIQRGLLTNLLNPKALLFCSVLLPQFIDPHAGPVLAQFATLGVVLVGVGLLFDSAYALAGAALGRWLQRSPSAQRFQQWLFGSLLIGFAVRLTFVQQA from the coding sequence GTGGCAGGACTCTGGCTGTTTTTCATGGCACTGGCGGTGGTTTACCTGTTGCCCGGCCCGGACATGATTCTGCTGCTGCAGACCGGCGCACGCCAAGGCAAAGGCGCGGCGCTGGCGACGGCCGTGGGTTTGGGCATCGCGCGGGGTTGCCACGTGTTACTGGCGGCATTGGGGCTGGCGGCGCTGTTCAAGGCGGCGCCCTGGACTTTCGACGTGGTGCGCCTCGCCGGGGCCGCATACCTGTTGTGGATCGGCATTCAGTGCCTGCGAACCACGATGCTGCCGAACCTCAACGGTGCAGACGCGGCCTGTGGAAAACCACGTTGGCGCGAGGCGATCCAGCGCGGATTGCTGACCAACCTGCTTAACCCCAAGGCGCTGTTGTTCTGCTCGGTGCTGTTGCCGCAGTTCATCGATCCGCACGCAGGACCGGTACTCGCTCAATTCGCGACCCTGGGTGTGGTGCTGGTCGGTGTCGGTTTGTTGTTCGACAGCGCCTACGCCTTGGCGGGCGCCGCGCTGGGCCGCTGGCTGCAACGCAGTCCTTCGGCCCAACGCTTCCAACAATGGCTGTTTGGTAGCCTGTTGATCGGTTTTGCGGTGCGACTGACCTTTGTTCAACAGGCCTGA
- a CDS encoding DUF3142 domain-containing protein — MVFLARLSGLLVMVALLAGCERQDAPPLDQQLYVWQRQWTPAHEAALKDSRADFSTLRVLALQAFPRAGWSRARIDAALLKQDGRPLIAVIRLDGQLKSLDQDEVSAQIRQVLSDWQAQGLILAGVEIDHDAGSSRLPAYRKFLTALRAVLPASMPLSITALPAWLDSPELPALLSTVDSSVLQVHAVSDPRRGLFDPDQAQKWARAWSRITSKPFYLALPAYGVALLPQTSGAPLVESEVPVERGGERRELLADPQQLRTLATELRNDPPVHLTGLIWFRLPLANDRRAWSLTTLGAVARGDPLDSRLTLKLSAQDSLYDVSISNQGNLDSAWPERLTLAVRGCEGADALAGYALQQSPDLLTFTRLRDGRIPAGGQRAIGWARCANIDQGGLNVHP; from the coding sequence ATGGTTTTTCTCGCTCGCCTGTCGGGTTTGTTGGTGATGGTGGCGCTGCTTGCCGGTTGCGAACGACAGGATGCGCCGCCGCTCGATCAGCAACTCTACGTCTGGCAACGGCAATGGACGCCCGCCCACGAAGCCGCACTCAAAGACAGTCGCGCTGACTTTTCCACTCTGCGAGTGCTGGCGTTGCAGGCCTTCCCCCGAGCAGGTTGGAGCCGGGCGCGCATCGATGCGGCGTTGCTCAAACAGGATGGTCGGCCGCTGATCGCGGTGATTCGTCTCGATGGCCAGCTCAAGTCGCTGGACCAGGACGAGGTTAGCGCGCAGATCCGCCAGGTGCTCAGTGATTGGCAAGCGCAGGGGTTGATCCTCGCCGGTGTGGAAATCGACCACGATGCCGGCAGCTCCCGCCTACCGGCGTATCGGAAATTCCTCACGGCGTTGCGCGCGGTTCTTCCGGCCTCCATGCCGCTCAGTATTACAGCGTTACCTGCCTGGCTCGACAGCCCCGAACTGCCGGCGTTGTTATCCACAGTCGATAGCAGCGTGTTGCAGGTGCATGCGGTGAGCGATCCGCGCAGGGGCTTGTTTGATCCGGATCAGGCGCAAAAATGGGCGAGGGCCTGGAGTCGTATCACTTCGAAACCTTTTTATCTGGCGCTGCCGGCGTATGGCGTGGCGTTGCTGCCGCAGACCAGCGGCGCACCGCTGGTGGAGAGTGAAGTGCCGGTTGAGCGCGGCGGCGAACGTCGGGAACTGCTGGCCGATCCGCAGCAACTGCGCACGCTGGCCACTGAGTTGCGCAACGATCCGCCGGTGCACCTGACCGGGCTGATCTGGTTTCGCTTGCCCCTGGCCAATGATCGCCGGGCCTGGAGCCTGACGACCTTGGGCGCCGTAGCCCGCGGCGACCCCCTCGACAGTCGCCTGACGCTGAAACTCTCGGCGCAGGACAGCCTCTATGACGTCAGCATCAGCAATCAAGGCAACCTCGACAGCGCGTGGCCCGAACGCCTGACACTCGCGGTGCGAGGCTGTGAGGGCGCCGATGCCCTGGCCGGTTATGCGTTGCAACAGAGCCCGGATCTGCTTACCTTCACCCGCCTGCGCGACGGTCGTATTCCGGCTGGCGGGCAGCGCGCCATCGGTTGGGCGCGTTGCGCAAACATTGATCAAGGAGGTTTGAATGTTCACCCGTAA
- a CDS encoding pyridoxamine 5'-phosphate oxidase family protein, translating to MDRSPWHAGEKQMQAHVGVAERMETLGRRVVRTEMPDQHRTFYEQLPFMLYGAVDADGNPWASILEGPPGFAHSPEPGALQFSSMPGADDPAQLIDGAAIGLLGIELHTRRRNRINGRVGAVTAKGFEVKVEQSFGNCPQYIQLRQFRSVPLADPATRIAQHLDGLDEEAKAVITGADTFFVASYVEVDGQRSVDVSHRGGQSGFVQVEGNRLTIPDFAGNLFFNTLGNLLINPRAGLLFIDFNSGDLLHLSGRTEVILEGPQVEAFQGAERLWTFEVEQVVRRPAALALRWRFDGVSPTSLLTGTWEQANARLHAQALGDRWRPLRVVRIEAESHNIRSIYLEPADDAGLPVFQAGQHLPLRFNIGGEVHIRTYSLSSAPSDDFFRISVKREGLVSSHLHEQVRVGDLLEARAPQGHFTVATHERRPLVLLAAGVGITPLLSMVREVVYQGLRTRHIRPTLFLQSSRTLADQPFRPELDRLLESAGESVRVLRLLSQPEADVHEGEDFDLTGRIDTALLQSILEVEDYDQLDFVLCGPGGFTQGLYDSLRELDIRDSRIHAETFGPSTLRRQPDPDAVVIEQPPAATNSVPVVFQRSAKEARWQPDGGSLLELAESRGLRPEFSCRGGSCGTCKTRLVSGQVNYPQPPAEVPDEGHVLICCAIPAQGAQPLVLDL from the coding sequence ATGGACCGTTCACCTTGGCACGCTGGCGAAAAACAGATGCAGGCACACGTCGGTGTTGCCGAGCGAATGGAGACGTTGGGCCGTAGGGTGGTTCGCACCGAGATGCCGGACCAGCACCGTACATTCTATGAGCAACTGCCGTTCATGCTGTACGGCGCGGTGGATGCGGACGGTAACCCTTGGGCCAGCATTCTTGAAGGGCCACCAGGTTTCGCTCACTCGCCCGAGCCGGGTGCGTTGCAGTTCAGCAGCATGCCGGGAGCTGATGATCCTGCGCAATTGATCGATGGCGCGGCGATAGGCTTGCTGGGGATTGAACTGCATACGCGGCGGCGCAACCGTATCAACGGTCGTGTCGGCGCCGTAACGGCAAAGGGTTTCGAGGTAAAGGTCGAACAGTCCTTCGGCAATTGTCCGCAATACATTCAATTACGGCAGTTTCGCTCGGTGCCGCTGGCGGATCCAGCGACGCGCATTGCGCAACACCTGGACGGTCTGGATGAAGAGGCCAAAGCCGTGATCACCGGCGCCGACACCTTTTTCGTCGCCAGTTATGTGGAGGTCGATGGCCAGCGTTCAGTGGATGTTTCACACCGTGGCGGCCAATCCGGTTTCGTACAGGTGGAAGGCAATCGCCTGACGATCCCGGACTTCGCCGGCAACCTGTTCTTCAATACCTTGGGCAACCTGCTGATCAATCCGCGTGCAGGTCTGTTGTTTATCGATTTCAACTCGGGCGACCTGCTGCACCTCAGCGGTCGTACCGAAGTCATTCTTGAAGGCCCGCAGGTCGAAGCCTTTCAAGGTGCCGAGCGTCTGTGGACATTCGAAGTGGAGCAGGTAGTGCGTCGGCCCGCAGCGTTGGCTTTGCGTTGGCGCTTCGATGGCGTGTCACCGACCAGTCTGCTGACCGGCACCTGGGAGCAGGCTAACGCCCGTCTGCATGCCCAGGCGCTGGGTGATCGGTGGCGGCCGCTGCGGGTCGTGCGGATTGAAGCGGAAAGCCACAACATCCGCTCGATCTATCTGGAACCAGCCGATGACGCCGGGTTACCGGTGTTTCAGGCCGGGCAGCATTTACCGCTGCGGTTCAACATTGGCGGTGAGGTGCATATCCGCACTTACAGCCTGTCGAGCGCGCCGTCCGATGACTTTTTCCGTATCAGCGTGAAGCGTGAAGGGCTGGTGTCTTCACACCTGCATGAGCAGGTTCGTGTCGGTGATCTGCTGGAAGCCCGCGCACCTCAAGGGCATTTCACCGTGGCAACCCATGAACGTCGGCCACTGGTGCTGTTGGCGGCCGGCGTCGGCATTACGCCTTTGCTGTCGATGGTGCGGGAGGTGGTGTATCAAGGCCTGCGCACCCGGCACATTCGCCCTACATTGTTTTTGCAGAGTTCACGCACACTGGCCGATCAACCGTTTCGTCCCGAGCTGGATCGCTTGCTCGAGAGTGCGGGTGAATCGGTGCGGGTGCTGCGTCTGCTCAGTCAGCCGGAGGCCGATGTTCACGAGGGTGAAGACTTTGATTTGACCGGACGGATCGACACAGCTTTGCTCCAGTCCATCCTTGAAGTGGAGGACTACGATCAGTTGGATTTTGTCCTCTGCGGCCCGGGCGGTTTTACCCAAGGGCTGTATGACAGCCTTAGGGAGCTGGACATCCGTGACAGCAGGATTCACGCCGAGACCTTCGGCCCGTCGACCTTGCGTCGTCAGCCGGACCCCGACGCGGTGGTCATCGAGCAACCGCCCGCCGCAACCAACTCGGTGCCCGTGGTGTTTCAGCGCTCGGCCAAGGAAGCCCGCTGGCAACCGGATGGCGGCAGTTTGCTGGAGTTGGCGGAAAGCCGTGGCTTGCGGCCGGAATTCAGTTGTCGCGGTGGTTCCTGTGGGACCTGCAAGACTCGCCTGGTCAGCGGCCAGGTGAATTATCCACAGCCGCCAGCAGAAGTGCCGGACGAAGGACACGTTCTGATTTGTTGTGCGATTCCGGCGCAGGGCGCGCAGCCTTTGGTGCTCGACCTGTAG
- a CDS encoding glutathione S-transferase family protein: MQAIKLYNFPRSGHAHRVELMLSLLQLPTELIFVDLAKGEHKQPTYLAINPFGQVPAIDDQGVVLADSNAILVYLAQKYGNGRWLPADPVGAAKVQRWLSIAAGPIAFGPARARLITVFGAAYNAEEVIAYSHIWLKMIDQELADSPYLVGSEPTIADVAAYSYIAHAPEGNVSLEDYANVRAWLARIEALPGFVGMPRTVTGLQKTA, from the coding sequence ATGCAAGCGATCAAACTCTATAACTTCCCGCGCTCTGGCCATGCTCATCGTGTGGAATTGATGCTGTCCCTGCTGCAACTGCCGACCGAGCTGATCTTTGTCGATCTGGCCAAGGGCGAGCATAAACAGCCAACGTACCTGGCGATCAACCCGTTCGGGCAGGTGCCAGCCATCGACGATCAGGGTGTGGTGCTGGCGGATTCCAATGCGATTCTGGTTTACCTGGCGCAGAAATACGGCAACGGGCGCTGGCTGCCAGCCGATCCGGTCGGCGCCGCCAAGGTTCAGCGCTGGTTGTCGATTGCTGCTGGGCCCATTGCGTTTGGTCCCGCCAGAGCAAGGCTGATCACTGTATTTGGTGCGGCTTACAACGCTGAGGAAGTGATCGCGTATTCCCACATCTGGCTCAAGATGATCGATCAGGAATTGGCTGATTCGCCCTATCTGGTCGGCAGCGAACCCACTATTGCCGACGTCGCGGCCTACAGCTACATCGCCCATGCGCCCGAGGGCAACGTGTCGCTCGAGGACTACGCCAATGTACGGGCCTGGCTGGCGCGTATCGAAGCCTTGCCTGGTTTTGTCGGCATGCCGCGCACCGTCACCGGCCTGCAAAAAACTGCCTGA
- a CDS encoding LysR family transcriptional regulator — MDRFQEMQVFAAVAQEQGFSAAARRLGLSAASVTRAVAALEKRIGTSLLTRTTRSVHLSEAGQRYLEDCRRILAEVQEAEDSAAGSHAEPRGQLTITAPVLFGELFVTPVMVSYLTQFPEVCINGLLVDRVVSMVEEGIDVAVRIGELPDSNQHAIRVGEVRRVICASPQFLKAHGRPLHPQDLTRAPVIATSAIGQMRSWPFLEAGEPLNIRPEPRLVVTANQAAITAASLGLGFTRVLSYQVASKVASGELEIVLADFELPPLPIHVVYQGGRNAPARIRSFVDFTVKALREHPGLQG; from the coding sequence GTGGACCGATTCCAGGAAATGCAGGTCTTCGCTGCCGTCGCGCAGGAACAAGGTTTCTCGGCGGCGGCGCGACGGTTGGGCCTGTCGGCGGCCAGTGTCACCCGTGCCGTGGCTGCGCTGGAAAAACGCATTGGCACGTCGCTGCTGACGCGGACCACCCGCAGTGTGCATTTGAGCGAGGCGGGTCAGCGGTATCTTGAGGATTGTCGGAGAATTCTCGCCGAGGTGCAGGAAGCGGAGGATTCCGCGGCGGGCAGTCACGCGGAACCCCGTGGGCAACTGACGATCACGGCGCCGGTGTTGTTTGGTGAGTTGTTTGTCACGCCCGTGATGGTGAGTTATCTGACACAGTTTCCTGAAGTCTGCATCAACGGGCTGCTGGTTGATCGAGTGGTGAGCATGGTCGAAGAGGGGATCGATGTGGCCGTGCGCATCGGTGAGTTGCCCGACAGTAATCAGCATGCGATCCGTGTCGGTGAAGTGCGACGGGTGATTTGTGCTTCTCCACAATTTCTGAAGGCTCATGGCAGACCGTTGCATCCTCAGGATCTGACCCGGGCACCGGTTATTGCAACGTCCGCTATCGGTCAGATGAGAAGCTGGCCCTTCCTTGAAGCCGGAGAGCCGCTGAATATTCGACCGGAACCGCGTCTGGTGGTGACGGCGAATCAGGCGGCCATTACCGCCGCGAGCCTGGGGCTGGGCTTCACCCGTGTCCTGTCTTATCAAGTCGCCAGTAAAGTCGCGTCCGGGGAGCTTGAGATCGTATTGGCTGACTTCGAACTGCCACCACTGCCCATCCATGTCGTCTACCAGGGCGGACGCAACGCCCCCGCGCGGATTCGCAGTTTTGTGGACTTCACAGTGAAAGCCTTGCGGGAACACCCGGGCTTGCAGGGCTGA